The Teredinibacter sp. KSP-S5-2 genome includes a window with the following:
- the lptM gene encoding LPS translocon maturation chaperone LptM has protein sequence MSRIAIYIVITLLACSLSSCGQKGPLRLPAEPVQQEQQLPSDSQPADE, from the coding sequence GTGTCTCGTATTGCCATATATATAGTAATAACACTATTGGCCTGCTCACTTTCGAGCTGTGGCCAAAAGGGGCCGTTGCGCCTACCTGCCGAACCGGTGCAGCAAGAACAACAACTTCCCAGTGACTCCCAACCCGCAGACGAATAG
- the lysA gene encoding diaminopimelate decarboxylase, protein MQDFTYINNELHAEQCSLNELANTYGTPLYVYSRAAFERHFNDYAQALGDHPGKICYAVKANSNIAVLQVLAKLGAGFDIVSQGELQRVLKAGGDPGKVIFSGVGKTVTEMRFALEAGIDCFNVESDAELDVLSKVAGELGKTARISIRVNPDVDANTHPYISTGLKENKFGVDITQAPEVYRRAAQLPNLNVVGVDCHIGSQLTDVTPFYDTLDRLLALIDELAESGITIEHLDLGGGIGVTYKDEVPPSIAEYVNAVKDKIAGRNLHLVFEPGRSIAANAGVMLTEVLYLKPTEHKNFAIVDAAMNDNIRPSLYSAWQEIKPLTQSEAKTENWDIVGPVCETGDFLAKNRELAVQQGDRLALMSSGAYGFVMSSNYNSRGRAAEILVDGKQHHVIRQREVFDDLIQGEYLPG, encoded by the coding sequence ATGCAAGACTTTACCTATATCAATAATGAACTTCATGCCGAACAATGCTCATTAAATGAGCTGGCAAACACCTATGGCACACCGTTGTATGTATACAGCCGGGCAGCCTTTGAAAGACATTTCAACGACTATGCACAAGCGCTTGGCGACCACCCTGGGAAAATCTGTTATGCGGTAAAAGCCAACTCCAATATCGCGGTGTTACAGGTTCTGGCCAAGTTGGGGGCCGGCTTTGATATCGTTTCCCAAGGCGAATTGCAACGCGTATTAAAAGCGGGTGGCGATCCAGGGAAAGTGATTTTTTCCGGTGTGGGCAAAACTGTTACCGAAATGCGTTTCGCCCTGGAAGCGGGTATCGACTGTTTTAATGTCGAATCCGATGCTGAACTGGATGTTTTGTCCAAAGTCGCAGGCGAGCTTGGTAAAACTGCACGCATCTCCATCCGTGTTAACCCTGATGTGGATGCCAATACACACCCTTATATTTCCACCGGCTTAAAAGAAAACAAGTTTGGTGTGGATATTACCCAGGCACCAGAGGTATACCGTCGGGCAGCACAATTACCCAATTTGAATGTCGTAGGGGTAGATTGCCACATCGGCTCACAGCTCACAGACGTTACACCTTTCTACGACACATTGGATCGACTGCTTGCATTAATTGATGAGCTTGCAGAAAGCGGCATTACGATTGAGCACCTGGATTTAGGCGGCGGTATTGGGGTCACCTACAAAGATGAAGTGCCGCCATCCATTGCCGAATACGTTAACGCCGTTAAAGACAAAATCGCTGGTCGTAACCTACACCTTGTGTTTGAACCGGGGCGCTCCATTGCCGCCAACGCCGGCGTAATGTTGACCGAAGTGCTTTATTTAAAGCCGACTGAACACAAAAACTTTGCCATAGTGGATGCAGCGATGAATGACAATATTCGTCCATCGTTGTACAGCGCCTGGCAAGAAATAAAACCGCTTACTCAATCTGAAGCGAAAACAGAAAACTGGGATATCGTTGGCCCCGTCTGCGAAACCGGCGATTTTCTGGCCAAAAACCGTGAGCTCGCGGTTCAGCAGGGCGACCGATTGGCGTTAATGTCCAGCGGTGCCTACGGTTTTGTCATGTCATCCAACTACAACAGCCGAGGCAGAGCGGCAGAAATACTTGTCGACGGTAAACAACATCACGTTATTCGCCAACGAGAAGTTTTCGATGATTTGATTCAAGGCGAATACTTACCTGGCTAA